A region from the uncultured Stenotrophomonas sp. genome encodes:
- a CDS encoding Outer membrane autotransporter barrel domain protein, with the protein MRIKRSVLSVALSGLLTTMALGTAGVASAQDAAAGGGKVGDPDSWVDDEFKADWGLAAINAQYAYARGLSGKGIRLGVFDSGVGADHSEFAGKDLRSIRMADPGCVSEEILGGPEGCFMTDGNTVAIDYLDYTANDKALVEWLVDIGFLIPDAESIIASWAGLSYNAHGTHVAGTMVGNRDGEGTHGVAWAADLTTARLFANSYEDMSSYLGGAFGYDFGDFGYPGTRLSQGPYAESVADMYAQMAADGVRAINHSWGLATEPTTVADMDMLYAYNVDYFGTYIQPSLQHGMLQVFAAGNNYGEIAGIYATLPRYVSELEKYWLSVVNINLSGAIDGSSSICGQTMDWCVAAPGTDITSSVVEGDIQGEAIRDDDGNVIGFKVVSESPEYGYGDMTGTSMATPHVTGALALLMERFPYLDNPQIRDVLLTTATDLGAPGVDGIYGWGLIDLKKAIDGPGLLRVDTDVVMNQRAGGAQVWEGAAWDDWSNDIGGPGKLGKDGIGWLRLSGDNSFAGASVRQGILELTGDNTLTGDVSVDGEAGVFYLTGTGSLNGSNLWVNRGVAMINGTLAGGRTVVGAAGTLGGSGTLGDLEVSGTLSPGNSIGTLSVNGNYLQKAGSTYQVELLPPSASDTVVVTGSANIEGGTLKLVQVGGNLLLGQQYTLLTAAGGLSGGFTTLDASGLSPFIKPNATFSANALQLAITRGQALASAAGSANQKAVATAADGLADDNDLLQRLVVLSADHAPAAFDQLSGELHASAKSLLVQDSRQLRNSALARARHGQDAFTAQGDAESGVGAWADVQHGSSRLDADGNAAQARLSGNTTLVGADLQLDGGWRFGVLGGTGRSDIAIADRGSRAEVDGKHAGVYVGQHWGGFGMRAGFAQSWQTLKTHRKVDFTGLQDSIHAKYDGTTEQAFVEAGYRFGFGRGGLEPFAQYAQVRVKTDAARESGVVSALALAGYTFKTDLTVAGVRFNADLAARGQAQSWLSLRGSLAWQRANGDRVPLTTASWNGGGSFAVAGAPLVRNATLAELGVAARLSANTLLELGYTGMLADEGHDTGLNARFSVQF; encoded by the coding sequence GTGCGAATCAAGCGATCGGTATTGAGTGTTGCGCTGTCCGGCCTGTTGACCACGATGGCCCTGGGCACGGCCGGGGTTGCCAGCGCGCAGGACGCGGCGGCCGGGGGTGGCAAGGTTGGCGACCCGGACAGTTGGGTCGATGACGAGTTCAAGGCCGACTGGGGCCTGGCCGCGATCAATGCCCAATACGCCTATGCACGCGGACTCAGCGGCAAGGGCATCCGTCTTGGCGTGTTCGACAGCGGCGTGGGCGCCGACCATTCCGAGTTCGCCGGCAAGGACCTGCGCAGCATCCGCATGGCCGACCCGGGTTGCGTCAGCGAGGAGATCCTGGGCGGCCCGGAGGGCTGCTTCATGACCGATGGCAACACGGTGGCGATCGATTACCTGGACTACACCGCCAACGACAAGGCGCTGGTGGAATGGCTGGTGGACATCGGCTTCCTGATCCCGGACGCCGAATCGATCATCGCCTCCTGGGCGGGGCTCAGCTACAACGCCCACGGCACCCACGTGGCCGGGACGATGGTGGGCAACCGTGACGGCGAGGGCACCCACGGCGTGGCCTGGGCCGCCGACCTGACCACCGCGCGCCTGTTCGCCAACAGCTACGAGGACATGAGTTCGTACCTGGGGGGAGCTTTCGGCTACGACTTCGGCGATTTCGGTTATCCCGGCACCCGGCTGTCCCAGGGCCCGTATGCGGAATCGGTCGCGGACATGTACGCGCAGATGGCCGCCGATGGCGTTCGCGCCATCAACCACAGCTGGGGCCTGGCCACCGAGCCGACCACGGTGGCCGACATGGACATGCTGTATGCCTACAACGTGGATTATTTCGGCACCTACATACAGCCGTCGCTGCAGCACGGCATGTTGCAGGTGTTCGCCGCCGGGAACAACTACGGCGAAATCGCCGGCATCTACGCAACATTGCCGCGCTACGTGTCGGAGCTGGAGAAGTACTGGCTGAGCGTGGTCAACATCAATCTGAGCGGTGCCATCGACGGCAGTTCCAGCATCTGCGGGCAGACGATGGACTGGTGCGTGGCCGCGCCGGGTACCGACATCACCTCCAGCGTGGTGGAAGGCGACATCCAGGGTGAGGCGATCCGTGACGACGACGGCAACGTCATCGGCTTCAAGGTCGTCTCCGAATCGCCCGAATACGGTTATGGCGACATGACCGGTACCTCGATGGCGACCCCGCACGTCACTGGCGCGCTGGCGCTGCTGATGGAGCGCTTCCCGTATCTGGACAACCCGCAGATCCGCGACGTGCTGCTGACCACCGCCACCGACCTGGGCGCACCGGGCGTGGACGGGATCTACGGCTGGGGCCTGATCGATCTGAAGAAGGCCATCGACGGCCCGGGCCTGCTGCGCGTGGATACCGACGTGGTGATGAACCAGCGTGCCGGCGGCGCCCAGGTGTGGGAAGGCGCGGCGTGGGACGATTGGAGCAACGACATCGGCGGCCCCGGCAAGCTGGGCAAGGATGGCATCGGTTGGCTGCGCCTGAGCGGCGACAACAGCTTTGCCGGCGCCAGCGTCAGGCAGGGCATCCTCGAACTGACCGGCGACAACACCCTCACCGGCGATGTCAGCGTGGATGGCGAGGCCGGCGTGTTCTACCTGACCGGTACCGGCAGCCTCAATGGCAGCAACCTGTGGGTGAACCGGGGCGTGGCGATGATCAACGGCACGCTTGCCGGCGGCAGGACCGTCGTCGGTGCCGCAGGCACGCTGGGCGGCAGCGGCACGCTGGGCGATCTGGAAGTGAGCGGCACGCTGTCGCCGGGCAACTCCATCGGTACGCTGTCCGTGAACGGCAATTACCTGCAGAAAGCCGGCTCGACCTATCAGGTCGAACTGCTGCCGCCATCCGCGTCCGACACCGTCGTCGTGACCGGCAGCGCCAATATCGAGGGCGGTACGCTGAAACTGGTGCAGGTGGGGGGCAACCTGCTGCTCGGCCAGCAATACACGCTGCTGACTGCGGCCGGCGGTCTGAGCGGCGGGTTCACCACGCTGGATGCCTCGGGCCTGTCGCCGTTCATCAAGCCCAACGCGACCTTCTCGGCCAACGCCCTGCAACTGGCGATCACGCGCGGGCAGGCGCTGGCCAGCGCTGCGGGCAGTGCCAACCAGAAGGCGGTCGCCACGGCTGCGGATGGCCTGGCCGACGACAACGACCTGCTGCAGCGTCTGGTGGTGCTGTCGGCCGACCATGCACCGGCCGCATTCGACCAGTTGAGCGGTGAACTGCACGCCAGTGCCAAGTCGCTGCTGGTGCAGGACTCGCGCCAACTGCGCAACAGCGCACTGGCGCGTGCGCGCCACGGGCAGGACGCCTTCACCGCGCAGGGCGACGCCGAATCCGGCGTGGGTGCGTGGGCCGACGTGCAGCATGGCAGCAGCCGGCTGGATGCCGATGGCAATGCCGCGCAGGCCCGCTTGAGCGGCAACACCACGCTGGTCGGCGCCGACCTGCAGTTGGATGGCGGATGGCGCTTCGGTGTGCTGGGCGGCACTGGCCGTTCCGACATCGCCATCGCCGACCGTGGCTCCAGGGCCGAGGTGGATGGCAAGCATGCAGGTGTCTACGTGGGCCAGCATTGGGGCGGCTTCGGTATGCGCGCCGGCTTCGCCCAGTCGTGGCAGACCCTGAAGACCCATCGCAAGGTGGACTTCACCGGCCTGCAGGACAGCATCCATGCCAAGTACGACGGCACCACGGAGCAGGCCTTCGTCGAGGCCGGCTACCGCTTCGGCTTCGGCCGTGGCGGGCTGGAGCCGTTCGCGCAGTATGCACAGGTCCGGGTCAAGACCGACGCTGCGCGCGAGAGTGGCGTGGTGTCGGCGCTGGCGCTGGCCGGCTATACCTTCAAGACCGACCTGACGGTGGCCGGCGTGCGCTTCAACGCCGATCTGGCGGCACGCGGACAGGCGCAGAGCTGGCTGAGCCTGCGCGGCAGCCTGGCCTGGCAACGCGCCAATGGTGATCGCGTGCCACTGACCACCGCGTCGTGGAACGGCGGCGGCAGCTTCGCAGTGGCCGGTGCCCCGCTGGTCCGCAACGCGACGCTGGCCGAACTGGGCGTCGCCGCACGCCTGTCAGCCAACACGCTGCTGGAGCTGGGCTATACCGGCATGTTGGCCGACGAAGGGCACGATACCGGCCTGAACGCACGGTTCTCCGTGCAGTTCTGA
- a CDS encoding Sigma-70 factor, ECF subfamily, giving the protein MPGTDAFAGFVQAQRSPLCAFLRARGTSPEDAEDIAQDCMERLMRYRGHAEDELRLLLYRIARNRLADLGRSAHAGPHLPLAEHDVPADTASSTPGPLRQAESRQMLNTLRQALLKLPERCREAYLLNRISGMSYSQIARHRGITAKTVEKQIARALQGLRRELGSDAFNMDVDGR; this is encoded by the coding sequence ATGCCCGGCACGGACGCCTTCGCCGGCTTCGTGCAGGCGCAGCGGTCGCCGTTGTGCGCGTTCCTGCGCGCACGCGGCACCAGCCCCGAGGACGCCGAGGACATCGCGCAGGACTGCATGGAACGGCTGATGCGCTACCGCGGCCACGCCGAGGACGAGCTGCGGCTGCTGCTGTACCGGATCGCCCGTAACCGCCTCGCCGACCTCGGGCGCTCGGCCCATGCCGGGCCGCACCTGCCACTGGCCGAGCACGATGTCCCCGCCGACACCGCCTCCTCCACGCCGGGGCCGCTGCGCCAGGCCGAATCACGGCAGATGCTCAACACCCTGCGCCAGGCACTGTTGAAATTGCCCGAACGTTGCCGCGAGGCCTACCTGCTCAACCGCATCAGCGGCATGAGCTACAGCCAGATCGCGCGCCACCGCGGCATCACCGCCAAGACCGTGGAAAAGCAGATCGCCCGCGCCCTGCAGGGGTTGCGACGGGAACTGGGCAGCGATGCCTTCAACATGGACGTGGACGGCCGATAG
- the cyoA gene encoding cytochrome o ubiquinol oxidase subunit II (Evidence 2a : Function of homologous gene experimentally demonstrated in an other organism; PubMedId : 11017202, 1322173, 2162835, 2162837, 2165491, 2168206, 8231804, 8618822, 9378722; Product type c : carrier) codes for MIPLKSPGRWLRPALLSVFAALLTGCDAAILNPKGQIGHDEKTLLITATVLMLLVVIPVIVMTLVFAWKYRASNTKARYEPDWAHSTAIEVVMWSIPCMIILVLAVLTWRSSHALDPYRPLDSDKAPVVIEAVSLDWKWLFIYPEEKVAVVNELTFPVDTPLNFRITSDTVMNAFFIPQLGSMIYSMAGMQTKLHLIADETGQFEGMSSNYSGHGFNKMHFTAHSVTEAEYRQWLDTLRGDDKALDLAAFDALGAEKNHDWYPITYYGSVEDGLFGTVIRRHVGDNRHLGMKHDGNASAHAGHEGHATDETMTTVEDAAGAHAAEGHGGHAADEPVVEEHAAHAGHGVAGE; via the coding sequence ATGATTCCGTTGAAATCGCCTGGACGCTGGCTGCGTCCGGCACTGCTGTCCGTGTTCGCCGCGTTGCTGACTGGTTGCGATGCGGCCATCCTCAATCCCAAGGGCCAGATCGGCCACGACGAAAAGACCCTGCTGATCACCGCCACGGTGCTGATGCTGCTGGTCGTCATCCCGGTCATCGTCATGACCCTGGTGTTCGCATGGAAATACCGTGCGTCCAACACCAAGGCCCGCTACGAGCCGGACTGGGCGCATTCCACCGCCATCGAGGTGGTGATGTGGTCGATCCCGTGCATGATCATCCTGGTGCTGGCGGTACTGACCTGGCGCTCCTCGCACGCACTGGACCCGTACCGGCCGCTGGATTCGGACAAGGCGCCGGTGGTGATCGAGGCCGTCTCGCTGGACTGGAAATGGCTGTTCATCTACCCGGAAGAAAAGGTCGCGGTGGTCAACGAGCTGACCTTCCCGGTCGATACGCCGCTGAATTTCCGCATCACCTCGGACACGGTGATGAACGCGTTCTTCATCCCGCAGCTGGGCAGCATGATCTACTCGATGGCCGGCATGCAGACCAAGCTGCACTTGATCGCCGACGAAACCGGTCAGTTCGAGGGCATGTCCTCCAACTACAGCGGCCACGGCTTCAACAAGATGCACTTCACCGCGCATTCGGTGACCGAGGCGGAATACCGGCAGTGGCTGGACACGCTGCGTGGTGACGACAAGGCGCTGGACCTGGCCGCGTTCGATGCGCTGGGCGCGGAAAAGAACCACGACTGGTACCCGATCACGTACTACGGCAGCGTCGAGGACGGCCTGTTCGGCACGGTGATCCGTCGCCATGTCGGCGACAACCGCCATCTGGGCATGAAGCACGACGGCAACGCCAGTGCGCACGCGGGCCATGAAGGCCACGCCACCGATGAAACGATGACGACTGTCGAAGACGCGGCTGGCGCACACGCGGCCGAAGGGCATGGCGGCCACGCCGCTGACGAACCGGTCGTTGAAGAACACGCCGCCCATGCCGGGCATGGCGTGGCGGGAGAATGA
- a CDS encoding putative FecR protein (Evidence 3 : Function proposed based on presence of conserved amino acid motif, structural feature or limited homology): MNMRNTPTTPHFDQAATWVARLEATDCSASERARFEDWLAQDPAHVHAWAEAETLHQHAAGLRDDPWLRAGAQRIARRPRHRHPLFRAAIAATLCLAVGAGWLLATDGNPAPHTYVNSGLATQPQILEDGSLVVLDAGTTLTTRFGWRTRRLELQQGRMQLRVAAASRPMRVQAGNSTLRDIGTTFQVELLDGGKVGVALLEGALDVASQGPQKMHRQLQPGEQLQVRPSGHIEPSTTLLRPQAEAWLHGQLLFDATPLSAAVAQMNRYTTTPLVIADPAIANLAVSGSFRAGDQGALLSALELGWSVASRPRADGALELRGRH, from the coding sequence ATGAACATGCGCAACACTCCGACGACTCCCCATTTCGACCAGGCCGCGACCTGGGTGGCACGGCTGGAAGCCACCGACTGCAGCGCCAGCGAACGCGCCCGCTTCGAGGACTGGCTGGCGCAGGACCCGGCGCACGTCCACGCCTGGGCCGAGGCCGAAACCCTGCACCAGCATGCCGCCGGGCTGCGCGACGACCCCTGGCTGCGCGCAGGCGCCCAGCGCATCGCCCGACGCCCGCGCCACCGGCATCCGCTGTTCCGCGCTGCCATCGCCGCCACGCTGTGCCTGGCCGTTGGCGCAGGCTGGCTGCTGGCCACCGACGGCAACCCGGCACCGCACACCTACGTCAACAGCGGCCTGGCCACGCAGCCGCAGATACTGGAAGACGGCAGCCTGGTGGTGCTGGACGCCGGTACCACCCTGACCACCCGTTTCGGCTGGCGCACACGCCGGCTGGAACTGCAGCAGGGCCGCATGCAGCTGCGGGTGGCCGCCGCCTCCCGGCCGATGCGGGTGCAGGCCGGCAACAGCACCCTGCGCGATATCGGCACCACCTTCCAGGTCGAGCTGCTGGACGGCGGCAAGGTCGGCGTGGCGCTGCTGGAAGGCGCGCTCGACGTGGCCAGCCAGGGCCCGCAGAAGATGCATCGGCAACTGCAGCCGGGCGAGCAGTTGCAGGTGCGCCCGTCCGGGCACATCGAGCCCAGCACGACGCTGCTGCGGCCGCAGGCCGAGGCGTGGCTGCACGGCCAGTTGCTGTTCGACGCCACGCCGCTGTCCGCCGCCGTGGCGCAGATGAACCGCTACACGACCACCCCGCTGGTCATCGCCGACCCCGCCATCGCCAACCTCGCCGTCAGCGGCAGCTTCCGCGCCGGCGACCAGGGCGCCCTGCTCTCCGCGCTGGAACTGGGCTGGTCGGTCGCCAGCCGGCCACGGGCCGATGGCGCACTCGAACTGCGCGGCAGGCACTGA
- the cyoD gene encoding cytochrome o ubiquinol oxidase subunit IV (Evidence 2a : Function of homologous gene experimentally demonstrated in an other organism; PubMedId : 11017202, 2162835, 9378722; Product type c : carrier): MSAHDNHAHGAGGESHGSVKSYLTGFMLAAILTIIPFWVVMAGGLSSSLATGMVILVCGVLQLLVHLVFFLHLDRSSAQRWNVNVGLFTLIMIGIIVAGTLWVMWNMNYFMMIH, encoded by the coding sequence ATGTCCGCCCATGACAACCATGCCCACGGCGCGGGCGGCGAAAGCCACGGCAGCGTCAAGTCCTACCTGACCGGCTTCATGCTGGCCGCCATTCTGACCATCATCCCGTTCTGGGTGGTGATGGCCGGCGGCCTGTCCAGCAGCCTGGCGACGGGGATGGTGATCCTCGTCTGCGGCGTGCTGCAGCTGCTGGTGCACCTGGTGTTCTTCCTGCATCTGGACCGCTCCTCGGCGCAGCGCTGGAACGTCAACGTCGGCCTGTTCACCCTGATCATGATCGGCATCATCGTCGCCGGCACGTTGTGGGTGATGTGGAACATGAACTACTTCATGATGATCCACTGA
- the cyoC gene encoding cytochrome o ubiquinol oxidase subunit III (Evidence 2a : Function of homologous gene experimentally demonstrated in an other organism; PubMedId : 11017202, 2162835, 2168206, 9378722; Product type c : carrier): MSSIAHMNHDAAAHAAGHGHGHEHHDSGGNTVLGFWIYLMSDLLIFASLFVTYVVLAGGTNGGPDAKELFDLKFVAGETALLLLSSLTFGLGMIAMHQKKPGLMFGWLAVTWLLGAGFMVMEIWEFNHLVHNGYGPGHSAFLSAFFALVGTHGLHVSGGLLWLLVMFVQLKRDGLSQTNKTRMACLSLFWHFLDLVWIGVFSVVYLSGAL, translated from the coding sequence ATGAGCAGCATCGCCCACATGAACCACGACGCCGCCGCGCACGCGGCCGGTCACGGACACGGCCACGAGCACCACGACAGCGGTGGCAACACCGTGCTGGGCTTCTGGATCTACCTGATGAGCGACCTGCTCATCTTCGCCTCGCTGTTCGTCACCTACGTGGTGCTGGCCGGCGGCACCAACGGCGGGCCGGACGCGAAGGAACTGTTCGACCTGAAGTTCGTCGCCGGCGAAACCGCGCTGCTGCTGCTGTCCTCGCTGACCTTCGGCCTGGGCATGATCGCCATGCACCAGAAGAAACCTGGCCTTATGTTCGGCTGGCTGGCGGTCACCTGGCTGCTGGGCGCCGGTTTCATGGTCATGGAGATCTGGGAGTTCAACCACCTGGTCCATAACGGCTATGGCCCGGGCCACAGTGCCTTCCTGTCGGCGTTCTTCGCGCTGGTCGGCACCCACGGCCTGCACGTCAGCGGCGGCCTGCTGTGGTTGCTGGTGATGTTCGTGCAGCTCAAGCGCGATGGCCTGAGCCAGACCAACAAGACCCGCATGGCGTGCCTGAGCCTGTTCTGGCACTTCCTCGATCTGGTCTGGATCGGCGTGTTCTCTGTCGTCTACCTGTCGGGAGCCCTGTGA
- the cyoB gene encoding cytochrome o ubiquinol oxidase subunit I (Evidence 2a : Function of homologous gene experimentally demonstrated in an other organism; Product type e : enzyme), translating into MLGKLTLEAVPYHEPIVMVTLAAAGLIGLIIMALVTRARLWGYLWNEWFTSVDHKKIGAMYLIVAFIMLLRGFADAVMMRMQQAVAAGGAEGYLPPHHYDQIFTAHGVIMIFFVAMPLITGLMNLVVPLQIGARDVAFPFLNSLSFWLFLSGAGLVMISLGVGEFAQTGWLAFPPLSGKEYSPGVGVDYYIWGLQVSGLGTTLSGINFIVTILRMRAPGMNLMKMPVFTWTALVTNVLIVATFPVLTLTLVLLTLDRYLGMHFFTNDAGGNAMLYVNLIWIWGHPEVYILVLPAFGVFSEVIATYSRKALFGYKGMVYATACIGLLSMLVWLHHFFTMGSGANVNAFFGITTMIISIPTGVKIFNWLFTMYRGRVHFDTPVLWTIGFMVTFVIGGMTGVMLAIPAIDFVVHNSLFLIAHFHNVIIGGVVFGMFAGITYWFPKMFGFKLDEAWGKRAFWCWFIGFYLAFMPLYALGFMGVTRRLQSYPNADYQPYFVAAMIGAFIIGAGVLCQIIQIIVSIRDRKKNADLTGDPWDARTLEWETASPVQFYNFATLPKGEELDDFWRRKQRGEAWPRPAQYSDIHMPKNTAAGVVMGGFSLVLGFAMIWHIWWLAIVGLVGMIGTFIARSFVKDVDYWVPAAEVERIENEHRQHLIAQGLVKAEVKA; encoded by the coding sequence ATGCTGGGCAAACTGACTCTTGAAGCCGTCCCGTACCACGAGCCGATCGTCATGGTCACGCTCGCGGCGGCGGGCCTGATCGGCCTGATCATCATGGCGCTGGTTACCCGCGCCAGGCTGTGGGGCTATTTGTGGAACGAATGGTTCACCTCGGTGGACCACAAGAAGATCGGCGCGATGTACCTGATCGTCGCCTTCATCATGCTGCTGCGCGGCTTCGCCGATGCGGTGATGATGCGCATGCAGCAGGCGGTGGCCGCCGGCGGCGCCGAGGGCTACCTGCCGCCGCACCACTACGACCAGATCTTCACCGCCCACGGCGTGATCATGATCTTCTTCGTGGCGATGCCGCTGATCACCGGCCTGATGAACCTGGTCGTGCCGCTGCAGATCGGCGCGCGCGACGTGGCGTTCCCGTTCCTGAACTCGCTCAGTTTCTGGCTGTTCCTGTCCGGTGCCGGGCTGGTGATGATCTCGCTGGGCGTGGGCGAATTCGCGCAGACGGGCTGGCTGGCGTTCCCGCCGTTGTCGGGCAAGGAATACAGCCCCGGCGTCGGCGTGGACTACTACATATGGGGCCTGCAGGTATCAGGCCTTGGCACCACGCTGAGCGGCATCAACTTCATCGTGACCATCCTGCGCATGCGCGCGCCCGGCATGAACCTGATGAAGATGCCGGTGTTCACGTGGACGGCGCTGGTCACCAACGTGCTGATCGTGGCCACCTTCCCGGTGCTGACCCTGACCCTGGTGCTGCTGACGCTGGACCGCTACCTCGGCATGCACTTCTTCACCAACGATGCCGGCGGCAACGCCATGCTGTACGTCAACCTGATCTGGATCTGGGGCCACCCCGAGGTCTACATCCTGGTGCTGCCGGCGTTCGGCGTGTTCTCCGAGGTCATCGCCACCTACTCGCGCAAGGCCCTGTTCGGCTACAAGGGCATGGTCTACGCGACCGCCTGCATCGGCCTGCTGTCGATGCTGGTGTGGCTGCACCACTTCTTCACGATGGGCTCGGGTGCCAACGTCAATGCCTTCTTCGGCATCACCACGATGATCATCTCGATCCCCACCGGCGTGAAGATCTTCAACTGGCTGTTCACCATGTACCGCGGGCGCGTGCACTTCGACACCCCGGTGCTGTGGACGATCGGCTTCATGGTCACCTTCGTCATCGGTGGCATGACCGGCGTGATGCTGGCGATCCCGGCCATCGACTTCGTGGTGCACAACTCGCTGTTCCTGATCGCGCATTTCCACAATGTCATCATCGGTGGCGTGGTGTTCGGCATGTTCGCCGGCATCACCTACTGGTTCCCGAAGATGTTCGGCTTCAAGCTGGATGAGGCGTGGGGCAAGCGCGCGTTCTGGTGCTGGTTCATCGGCTTCTACCTGGCCTTCATGCCGCTGTACGCGCTCGGCTTTATGGGCGTCACCCGGCGCCTGCAGAGCTACCCGAATGCCGACTACCAGCCGTACTTCGTCGCCGCGATGATCGGTGCGTTCATCATCGGCGCCGGCGTGTTGTGCCAGATCATCCAGATCATCGTCTCGATCCGTGACCGCAAGAAGAACGCGGACCTGACCGGCGACCCGTGGGATGCGCGCACGCTGGAGTGGGAGACCGCTTCGCCGGTGCAGTTCTACAACTTCGCCACCCTGCCCAAGGGCGAGGAGCTGGACGACTTCTGGCGCCGCAAGCAGCGCGGCGAAGCGTGGCCGCGCCCGGCGCAGTACAGCGACATCCACATGCCGAAGAACACCGCCGCCGGCGTGGTCATGGGCGGATTCAGCCTGGTGCTGGGCTTCGCGATGATCTGGCACATCTGGTGGCTGGCCATCGTGGGCCTGGTCGGCATGATCGGCACCTTCATCGCCCGCAGCTTCGTCAAGGACGTGGACTACTGGGTGCCGGCCGCCGAGGTCGAGCGCATCGAGAACGAACACCGCCAGCACCTGATCGCGCAGGGGCTGGTGAAGGCAGAGGTGAAGGCATGA
- a CDS encoding exported hypothetical protein (Evidence 5 : No homology to any previously reported sequences), whose amino-acid sequence MPAEHTKPLNLLLAATLAGCSSHAEPVTQTSMKAPPMLEPARPTERATAIVSLPRQVAAGAALSGRVPPGSLVTANGEAMPVAVDGRIEWPVPEGAAELSVRVQRPDGRVIVQRVQVGPR is encoded by the coding sequence ATGCCCGCCGAACACACCAAGCCCCTGAACCTGCTGCTGGCGGCCACGCTGGCAGGCTGCAGCAGTCATGCCGAACCCGTCACGCAGACTTCGATGAAAGCGCCTCCCATGCTGGAGCCGGCCCGTCCCACCGAGCGTGCCACCGCCATCGTCAGCCTGCCGCGGCAGGTCGCCGCCGGCGCGGCATTGAGCGGGCGGGTGCCCCCGGGCTCGCTTGTCACCGCCAACGGCGAAGCCATGCCGGTGGCTGTCGATGGCCGCATCGAGTGGCCGGTCCCGGAGGGCGCGGCGGAGCTGAGTGTGCGCGTGCAGCGGCCCGATGGCCGGGTCATCGTCCAGCGCGTGCAGGTTGGGCCTCGTTGA